In Camelina sativa cultivar DH55 chromosome 13, Cs, whole genome shotgun sequence, the genomic window GTTTCAGAGATTccaattagggttcttcttctacGAATTGCAGTTTGATCAAAGATATGGAATCAGAGAGCAATAAGTTTGGAGGTaaaaaaagctttgtttttttttttctaatttggaTTTGAGGGTCGTCAATgagattgtttgatttttataattgcAAGGTCCGAGAGAATTGGGTGGTGCTTTAGATCTTATAACACAATACAAGTTGTTGCCACATCATGAGTTCTTCTGCAAGAGGTCACTCCCTGAGTCACTTTCAGATGCTCATTACCTTCACAATCTGGTTGGAGACACAGAGATTAGAAAAGGAGAAGGGATGCAATTGGATCAGCTTATTCCCAATGCTTCACTTGGCCGAGATACTAGTAATGCTGCTCGCATCCAACCTTTTGTTCTTGATGAACTTAAGGAGGCTTTTGAGCTTAATGATACTGCCCCTGTTGAATTGCCTCCAGTGagtatcttctctctctctctctatgtgaTTTATTATAGATATCTGATTCTGTTGATACTGGAATTGGAATTAGTATATGACACATTCCATGATAAGTTGAATTACCTGCCAAGTATCTTGTTATGATAGTTGAACTATGTAAGTAGTGATTATGAGATCTTCGGTTTTCTTCTACTTTCAGGCAGAGAAGGGAGCTCCTACCATTGCGTCTAAATCTAAAAGCGAGTCAAAAGATAAGGACAGGAAGCATAAGAAACATAGAGACAAGAGCAAGGAGAAAGATAGGGAACATAAGAAGCACAAGCACAAGCATAAAGATAGGAGCAAAGATAAGGATAAAGACAAGGATCGAGacagaaagaaggaaaaaagtgGACACCATGATAAGGTAAGAGCTTTGTTGCCTTTCTTTCCTACGATTAGCTGAGTGGCAATGTGTTTCGCCATTTTGTTGCGCTGGGATACATTTTTGACGATTTAATGTGTCCATTATTCAATTAGTCAGCGTTAGCAAATCTATGCAGTCTAGAAATTTACATGTTACGTTATCACTTAAACTTTCAGAAAAGGAAAAGCGATGGGGATGCAGATCTTGAGGACGTTCAGAGGCACAAAAAGAGTAAGGTAATGTATTAGTTGCGATGTAAGACATCTCCATTTAAATGATGCTGAATTTGGACGTTACTGTTTGCTCGCACAATAGCGTTAGAGAAGTAGTTGTTCGGCAATTTGATTTTGGTCGTCCCTaaaactaactaactaacttTTTTGCAGCATAAGAGCTCAAAGCCTGATGAAATGGGAGCGATGAAGCTTAATGGCTAAAGCAGTGGACACTCTCATTTTTGTATTGCACACCCAAGGACGTGTTATGGAGAGGTTTAAAACCAGCTACTGAACTCACTGTTGACAAATTTGTTAGGTAATTGTCCTTGTACTATCCCTTTCCAGGCTTTCAGATTGTGCAATCTCGGTCACTAGACTCATCTTTTCATCTCTAGATATCGCATGTTTCTCATATGGTAATGTACGTGATGACTGAGTAAACAAAGCTATGATCTAAGGTGTATAAGAAGATAACCTGGCTAGTAACTGTGAATGCACAAGCgtaataattttaacttttcAATTGTTGGCATTTGGCAATGTTTCTATATGATGTAGATTTGTCTCATCCAACCTCAATGATTTGATTCTGGCTTTGTAGGTATAAtctctaaataaataaataaaagttcgGAGGGACGAAGGAACTAAAGTTTGCTGGGGAAGAACCACAACTTGTattctaatttgatttggtgGCAACTTTGTACATTTTGTTATATGGTTTATCCATTCTAGTGACCATTTTAATAGTAACGTTTTGAGCTACATACAGAGTGGGCAAAATCAAATGGAATTCATACAGAAGGTTATCTATCAGATCCAAAGACATACCAAGATGGTTTTGTGGCAAGCCGAAAGTGTGGTCGTTACTAATTATGTACTTCCACTCGGTGTATAATCGTATCCATGGAAATAAAATATACCAGAAACAAAGTCGTACAGAAAGGTGTTTGTTTAGTCTcgaacaaaaaaagttataattttgGTACAAAAAGTTcaggaaagagaaaaaaagacttCAAACCATCTGAAACAAAAGGTGGTCTGTGCAGAGGAAGAGTCAGTGTAGGCGCAGATATGTAATGAATGGCAAAAGAACAAACCCGATCAGCAAACCATAATACTAACGGAGGAAAATCTCAAACTCTTAACCAACAAAACCTTAGTGGGGAACGTTCCAATCCTTCTCACTCTTCTCTCCTCACTACTCCTCACTACTCTGTTCACCAAACGAATGACTAAGACAAGTTGCTTTGCATTTGAAAGAAACTTTCCAAGATGTGTGACCTATGCTTAACACTCCTTTTCATCTTCTAGCAAAGGTCTCTCCCTTGTGCTCACCCCCGGCGCAAACTATATAGCCTGCTTCCACCTGTAaacaaattaatgttttgattATGGAATCCGTGAAAGCTTTGATATGTACGGGACACTGTGTATTATGAAAACGGAAAGGATCAACATACTTGGCAGTCTCTCAGAGTAGCACGCTCTTGAAGCTGTGCGTTACTGCAAATGACTGAGCCTTGTATTGAACATCCGTCTCCAATTGTAGCATGGTCCATCACAACTGAATTCACAATCTGCACCCAAATATAAGCAGCTGAGTGTATTTTCGAGATGCACACTCCTATTCTTTGGTTGGCGTCTGTAAAATTTCATTGTTACCTTCACATTGGAGCCTATCCGGCAATGTCTCCCAATTACAGATCTTTTGACACTGCATTTATCACCGACTTGAGAGCCTTCTCCAAGCATACAATGAGGTCCAACCTACATCCCATAAATAGTTATTGGCAATCACGACTCACAGAACAAATTGCCCAGTATCTACACAAATCGGGGACGTACTGTGGTTTTTGATCCAAGCTCAGCTGATGGGTGGACAATGTTGTGATGAGCCGAAAAGGAGTATCCGGATAGGTGGTTTGCATCACCAATAACCTGCACAAGTTTGAACAATTACGGAGCTCGATATGtcaactgagaaaaaaaaaaatactagaaaaaGGAATCCATGTGTGTAACACATTTATGAGGAAACAACTTACATCCCTATTTACGTCCATGAAGGCTTGAATGCTATTCAAGCGGACAAAAATCTTACTTTCATCCGCAATATAAACACAGCATTTATGGGTTTTTCGGCTATCCAGACCTGATTCATAAACTTGATGAAAGCTTGGCAAAGATGCGTTTGAGAGAATTTGAGACAAGACCACCTCGTTGTTCTGCATATTATCCTTTCCATTTCCATTTTCTTCTACATTATTTTGGTCAGAGGAGACATCTGATCGCTGAGACTCAAGAGGAAAAAGCACAAACAAAGGATCAAAATGCTAATAAAACAAATGGTATGATCTCCATTAGTCTCATTTGCAAGGACCTTATCCAACTAACCAGCTGTGTGCGAACAAGATATGGTAGTACATCCTGTTTTAGGCTCCGGAAAGCAGGTTTTTGATCCAAAACTTCCTGCAGAACTGATCTGTAAGACAcaagagaagagacaaaagaaCATATTGAGTATCAACATATAAAACTAACTTGTTAGCAGGAAAGCTAGATCTAACCAACCTCTTGAAGGCATATATATGAGAATCCATGAGATCTGATCGCAGTTCCATCTAAATcgaaaaatgataaaataataagaaactgTATGAAGATTTATCACCAGTCAGATGAAAAGATGCATTGTAGGTCATTATAAGAACTTATAATTAGAGAACATCACCTTGCCAGCCGCACAGAGAATGCTCTTATTTACTCGGGTATCTTTCTTAATCTCAGTCCCTAACACAATTTCAGAAGGTAAACCAACAACAAGTTAAAGCATATTGTTGCctctaagaaacaaaaaggagaaTTTGAAGTAGGACCTTTGGCAATGTATAACAAGAATTGTTTCCAGGAATCAAGCCCTACGATATCCTCGCAAGCAGGTTTCTTGGTTTTATCTTTCCCACTAGAACCCCCGGATTCTGATGGCCCACTCACCGGTTGAGCACAGAGCATTACAGTTACTACTGCATCATGCCTTCTATGAGTGGCAGCGACCGCACCCGGAGGAATATCAGAAACAATGTCTCCACTTACAATCTACATCAAGGCAAATTTCCAGTAAGCTAGAAGCTCAAGAGTTACACAAAGCCAAAGTTACGAGGAGGCATAAGCTAAGAGACAGCTGACCAAAATGTCTTTGGCAGTTAAGTGGTGTGCAATTGCCCTGAGAGCCCCAGCAGTTCCAATATTCTCAGCAACAGCGGCAACCTAAAGTAAGATATCCAACAAACCATAGAATAAAACGACTCAGTTTGTTAAGTTTATAACCTCAGGACAAGCACAATATGCAAAAAGCCTTCCCGGGTGGGAAAACCTATTAACCACTGGATGCAGGATAGTCCTAATCAAACAAATGGCTCATAGTGTAAACTGCAATTGGTAATTCTTGAACCAACAAACACCTATAACGAACATTACACTAGATTCTTCCTATCATACATAGAGTTTTAACTGCGACTCCACATTGCACTAGATCTAGATGAAGAAACAGTGCTTCAATTCTAAATGAATTAAGGTAAGGATTGTAAAAAACAACCTCAACATGTAAACGATCAACACAAGCAGAAGATATCCATCCACCAACTTTAAGAGCAGCATCTTCTCCTTCAACAACCTGTTCCATCAATGGCAAAAACGAAGAATCTCTAAGCTCCACCGAAATCCAATGGAAACATTCAACCTAATCAGCAattgaatgaagaagaagaatatataataaaaggCGTACGACGATCAGATCCTTGAGATTATTGCTCTCGAGCAGATCAAGAACGTAAGATAACACCGGACGATTCGCTACGGGAAGCAACGCCTTAGGAACttcctgaagaaaaaaaaaacgaaattagcTAATTCGCCTAAACTTACATCGGAAAAAAACTGTTTCAGCTGATAAAAGTGAAAGAGACCGACCTTGGAGACTAAGGGAACAAGATTACTAGAGAATCCTCCGGCGAGAATCACGACCTGGAAATCCATTGTATTGTAACTGAATTTGACGGTGTAGACGAAgcaaagcgagagagagaggtttcGAGTTTTTCTCACTTTCTggggttttgattttgagaagACAACGACGACGATATCAAAACCCGCTTGTTTATTTAGAGTATCTCTTTTGGATCCGACCGGGTCGTTCGGTTAAATCTTGGTTCATCAATTAATCAAAACTTATTTGTATGTCAAATCTCCTTAATAACAGAAACAGTTAAATCTCTCTGTTTAAGGTGTCATTAAGCTTTGGATGTtggaaaagataaataaaaatgacaaaattatataatgtgAGCAATCAATCTCTCCTACATAAACACTGCTTCTTCTATGTATAATAAGTGTGTCAGTTCCTAAGTTGTCTCCTTTCCCCATatcttagctttttttttagtCATATCACCTAACTTAAAACCAAACGCCAAACTTCCTTCAGTCTTGGTCTACTCTATGCTTTCTTCATCGTAGTCTTCCTCATCACTAGCACTAgcctgttgttgttgttgttgttgatcaggATCTATTTTCATTTCGTTCATTCCCAACGACGGCCACTCTGGACTTTCCTCTAGCTGTTTTTCTAGCCATGTAGCAGTGTCTCCATTCTCATCTAAATCCACATTTAGATCGAAGTTCCTTACGTTACTATGAACTTTCTTCCAAGATGTATCTCTGTTTTCAGGAGAAGGTGTCCTGCTGCTTTCGGGAGAACCATCTTCTTCAAACGTAAGAGACAGACCACTTCCTGTTTTTCCACCACCCCTTCCGCGGCCTTTACCCTGCTTTCCTCTGCCACTGCCAGAATGTTTGACCTCATTCTGTAACAACAAGGCGAAAAGAAAGGCTTGAGAAAATAAGCACTAAACCAGAACAGTTGTCtattggtaaaataaatattggCTAGTTACCACTTGAGTGTTCTTCATATCTTCTTCGTTGCAATTACTTTCATCAACAAGTTTCCTGGAAATTCGGAATAACGAGTTGTTAGACATGTTAACCGATACAGTTTGGTCGTTTGCTTGGTGACATAGAATAGTAGAAGCAGATAGAGTGATTTTGGGACTAACCTTCTTTTGGTAGCAGATTGGTCTTCCGCATCTGAGCCACACAAATCAGGAACTTTACCAACAGTATCTCTTAGAAAATCAAATACATTAAACGCGTGCACACACTGCTtcctgaagaaaagaaaaaaaaggaataaaagctttcaagaagcaagaaaacaaTTGGTTTATAGATAAGCAAAAGCCAAAGATGAGAGCTTTCACACTTACAAATGAAAGGAGCTGACAGTTTTCGCCCCTCGGCTGAGAGTTATATCATATGTGTGATTACACAAGTCTTGTAAAAACAGCTCCAAAGCTTTCGCTGCAAATTTATATCCAAACCAGAATGGTTAAACCATATGTGACACAAGCTGTATGAACAACGTTTGtgtaagagaaaagaaaaaacacaaagatcaCTTACAAACAAGAAGAGGGACAGCCATTGCAATTTTGCCAACTTCCTCATCGGTTTGCATAATCTTCTTAATCCTTGTCTGAAAACCCCAAAAATTTGAAGTTCAATTACGTTAGTAAAAGACcctcaagaaaccaaaaggCAGCCACTAGAGTATTGTTCAACACAAGATACATCTCACCTTCGacattaaaattacaaaatcacacTCCTTAAAATCTAAAGACACTCAAGAAATTTCATATACAGAACAGAGATCTCATCTTAAGTCTTAAACAAGATATCTCTGCAGCTTCTTTATCTCTTAGCCCTGAACAAAGAAAACAGTCCTCAAAGCTCAAGACACATTCACAtaaattcaaaaccctaaagaagacaaaagaaaaaagatcatGGAAGAAACCCTTGTAATTACAACGAAAGTGAAACCTAACTAAACTCacaactaagaaaaaaaacagattccGTAGGAACATAACGAACttatatgtaaaaacaaaacagagaaagtaaTTTGCCATACCGCTGGAAAACGTgtctggagcttcttcttcatgcTTGTTCAACAGAAACGAAGTAGCTTCCCAAAGTCAAGGGAACAAAATAAAGGGGATGAAGATagataaaaccctaatttaaaaaattttgtgttGCTTGCTTCCGTTCTCTCTTTGAATAAAATAAGAAggataaaatcaaattaacaaaatcaatatatatgttgattcCATCAAACACGACaacataagaaaagaaaaaaaaaaaaaaaagttttcttcgAGTAAGAAATTGGTCTCTGTTTCCTGACCCGTCCTTGTCGGATCCAAATCGGACGCAATTGGACTTTTCTTTCTCCCacaaattctcttcttctttttttttttccccttaatTCAATAATTGAGAGACggaaaaataagatgaaacaaaattaaaattaatcttGTAAAGAGAAATTAATCTTtaatgaaaaatgaaatttaacaaaaaaataaataaactcaaaatcttaggtttttaataaactatagttttcatatatataaaaatttataataagttattacagaaaaaaatcaCTGGTACTGTagtaattaaatgaaaaaaaaaaataacacaactGTTTAAATGTGTCTAAAAAATAGCAAACAGTTATATTATATTGGcaatttcattttatatttatttattcacaaGTGTTGGCAGATAGGAGTTATGATCATCGATTTATTCTTGCTAGTGTGTTGTCAAAGGAGTGGTTACAACAGAACAGACTGCATAAACAGGAACAGTTGGGTAATAAGCAGGGAAGTAATATGATCCTGGTTCCAACGAGATGGACTAAGCCGGTTTATGGGAAGCTTAAGTGTAATTTGAATGCCTCCTGAAAAAATGCTCATTGTTTTTCAGGTGGCGCTTGGATACTGAGAAACCATGTAGGCGACGTGTTATACCATTCTCGACATGCTTTCCCTCCGATGGTGAATCGCATTACAACAAAATTGTTCTGTATTCTTTGGTGCCTTGAACATCTCCAGATCCTACGTATTTTGTCTTGTGAGATATGGACAGACAATGGTGCGGTTTCAAAAGCTTTAGCGCAGCCGCTGGAGTGGCCTAAGTATAGATCTGTTCTCCACAGAATCTTCCACATGGTACGGCAAATGCAGGATGTTTCTTTTCACCTATCTGATCCAAAAGCTAATCGTGTGGCTCGTGAGATTGCTAACAATGTTACACATGATGGGCGCTTTAATTGTTACCTATCCTTAGGCGGTTCTGCTTGGCTTCAGGATCAGATTAGGAGGGACAGCCTCACTTAGTCAGGTTTCTAATTGGCTTATTAGAGCTTTAAAACCTTCTTATTCTTTTATTGTTCAAGTTTTAGCGAGACTACttcggttttgttttgtttctatatttttcCCATATTAATGCAATTCAGacgatcaaaaaaaaaaaaaatatttttttaaaaaataattacttatcattgatgtaaaaataatatttttctcatgtgtaaaaataatatttttctaaaagagaaattgaaagcatagataaatttatttggaaaaaataaaattcaaaaataagaCAGCCACACATGTTTAATTGGAGGCTAATCTCTCTCTAGAGTCTGGTAAGTGGTAACAACGCTTTTGAACTGGAGTCGGACCGCAGGAAAGCCAGAAGACTGATCACAGTGTCTGATGATCTTCTGACTAGACACAGACCAAGCTAAAGTAAACTTAGAGATGTCTGTGTCTCTGAGTAACACTTGTCTTCGATTACCCACCACTGCTTTAGTTCCACCAAAACCCATAATTCACGATGGAGTTCTCCCTTTTCGTGTACCAAGCACTCATATCTCCTTATCCCGTTTTGGtttcaaatcaaaccaaatcttTAGAACTCAGACCCCAAGAATCTTCAAGTACTGTTTGCCTCAGAGAGTGTCCGATGAAGGCAGAGAAACACTAGTAACAAccgaaaaagatgaagaaagggTTGTTGAATCTCAGAGGCTCTTCTCTAATCTTAATCGATCAACGTTGAAGCGAGAATCCGGTACAGATATTGTATCTTTCTTGCATTTGACTTACCCAAAATGTTGATAGAAGTTTTGGctaagttttgaaaaatttcagGGAGTTTGTCTAGTGCTATTTTCTTGGTTGCTGGCACTACTGTAAGTCTTCTTTCTCATAACTCTCTCAAGATTTTTTGTTGGAACTATGGGAAGAATCCAGTTTGGTTTCTGGTAAATCTCTATCCATTTTCTTGATTAGGTAGGTGCAGGGATACTTGCAATTCCAGCCGTGACACAAGAATCAGGTTTCTTGGCCTCTGCAGTTGCCTGTATTTTCTGTTGGGCGTTCATGGTAATGATTGATGGCTCTTCTCTTCTTATCTCTTTTAACGTGTCTTGTGAGGAATGTATTGGTCATTAGAAACATATCGTTTGGCTTCAGGTTGTGACAGGTTTGCTAGTTGCTGAAGTAAATGTCAACACCATGAGTGAACTAGGCTCTGGAGGCGTATCTCTCGTATATCCCTGAAACCGATATACTTCCGCTGCCAACTAATTTCACTTAAGTTAAACTCAGCTTTGACTTGATATTTTGGCAGGTCTCAATGGCGAAGCGGACTCTTGGATCTGCTGGAGTTCAAGTTGTTTCGTAATCATCCTCTCATTCTCATTTCAAAACTTGCTTTACTTAGTTGCCTTCACTGTTCCTTTCATTTACACTTGAAAAACAAACCCTTTCTGTTCTGTAGTTGGTCCTACATTCTCATACATTACACCCTTCTCGTGGCCTACCTTGCTCGGTCTTCAGGCATCCTTACAAACTTCCTCGGCATTCCAATGTATGAAACTCCAATTGATCCTTATACTTACACTGAATTTTGAGTGCTATGCTGCTGTACTTATTCCCAAGAATGTTCTGTAGATGGGAGAGTGCAACTCTGTTCTCTATGGTTTTCGGAGGCCTTTGCTTCTTTGGAAGGTTAGCTCTCCATTTTAAAACAGTCAGTGATTCCACAATTTCAATCAAAAACTGTCTAAACCCCTTAGAGAACAAGAATGGACTAGTGGAAGACCTGAGAAGTAGTACTAAAACTTACTCCATGTGGTTGTAGCCAGCGGTTCATCGGTGCAGCTAATGGAGTTCTGGTATTTGGAGTAATTGCATCGTTTGCAGCACTCGTGGTAacactttttctttaaaagactTTTCTTATGAGTTCATGAAAgggaaaaccaaaccaaagatGACCATTTTGTTAGGCAGTTGCGAGTGGAGACTTGCACTGGGAAGCTCTTCTCAAGGCTAACTTTGAGGCCGTTCCTATGAGTATACCCATTCTTGCCCTTTCATTTGTTTATCAGGTAGTTAACAGTTAATCTCATGATTCAACCTTTGAGTCTTGACTCTTAAGATGTATAAACTTGCTTAACTGATGGTTTTTCTTTCAGAATGTGGTGCCTGTCCTATGCACTGATCTTGAAGGAGACTTGCCGAAAGTAAGGTGACATCATACCCTGCAATGGTGATGGTAAAACTCACTCAGTCTGTATGAATTAACTAAGCCTTTTGAAATATTCTTATCTTCAGAACCGCGATTGTTCTTGGCACAGCCATACCACTTGGCTTGTTTCTTGTGTGGAATGCTGTAATTCTTGGATCGTTTCCAGCAGATAATGGGGTGGCTGCTGAGAAAATGGTTGATCCTCTTCAGCAATTGAGATCAAGCAGTGTCATTGTCGGTGTAAGTCTCGTTGCTCTTGCATATAAGATAAACTAACTACCACCAATCACTTCACATCAGTCTTGTTTTGATCACACAGCCTTTTGTGGAAGCATTCTCTCTTTTTGCAATCGCAACATCCTACATCGGATTTGCCTTAGGCCTCTCTGATTTCTTCTCTGATTGTGAGTACTGAGTATCATTGAACAACCAAACTTTATGCTTTTCATTAAATCTACTGCCACGGAAACTTAAactgaataattttttcttttgtataacTTTCAAGTATTGAAGCTCCCAAGTGGCCAGAACAAGCCTCTTCTTTACTTTCTCACACTGGTTCCACCGCTTGTCCTGTCACTACTAGACCCAGAGATTTTCTTCAAAGCCTTAGATTTTGCCGGGACATATGGAGGTACAAGTCTCTTCTTTAACAACTTGAATAAACAGAACACACATTTAACCAAACTAAGAAAAACTGACTATTGTGTTTCCCTTCTTGTTCTGTAGTTCTAGTTTTGTTTGGAATCATCCCAGGGGCAATGTCTTGGTCAGATAGGTACATAGTCTCATCAACAACAGGAACAAGATTGCCGCAACTTGTCCGAGGAGGAAAGCTCACCCTTTCTCTTGTGATGGGATCAGCAGGATACGTGATTCTTTCTGAAGTAATAGAGAATTTTTCAAAGTACCTAAGTGCTTCTTAATAACAAGAATGCATAGGAATAAAAAAGCTTTTATAATTTAGTGTTATTGTAATATGAAAGAGGTCTTGCAACTAGAAAAGAAACATCTTCATAAAACCAtacaaacgaaaacaaaacttggaaatcaaatatgttttggTAAGGAGAGGGTTTAAAGTCTCTAGATCTTGTTGAATGCGACAATGTCACAACTCTGGATGTACTCATTGTTAGGCTCTGAGGTGAGGAAATCTTCAATGAGGTTGTCTGGGGAGACGAGGTCATCAACAATGGTGAGCATAATTGTGAGTTTCTTGATTCCGTAACCAACTGGCACCAGTtttgctgcaaaaaaaaaaaaaactcaattagaaaactgtccaacaaaaaaaatgcaaagtTAACTCTCTTTATAGATCAAAAGTCTAAAACGTACAAGCTCCCCATAAAAGACCGGGCATCTCAACAGCACGAACAGCCTCCTCCAGTTTCTTCATGTCAGTCTCATCATCCCATGGCTTAACATCCATGAGCACAGAGGACTTTCCACCTATATCAAAGTATTAGAAGCCAAATTAAAAATCAAGATGCAGTAACTCATTCACATGTTTTCCCTAATAAAAAACCAAGAGACAAGCTCGTATATCAATTCCAGCAGAAGAATAAGCCAAACTTAAGATTTCGAATCCTATCCAGTTCAATCTAGAGACTTACTCTCTTTAGGCTTCTTGGTATCCTTCTTAGCAGCCTCCCTCTCCTCTGCagctttcttttcctcttcggTCTCGTCACCAAAGAGAtcaatgtcatcatcatcatcagctgcAGCTGCAGGTGCCTGTTGATTCAtggataataataaataaaacacacaaacacagctCGTGGATCTCTAACACAAGACTAGAAGTATCACCATACTACAATGGTTACTCATTCCTAAGGTCTAAAACTAAGATAATCAAGAATAAAGCATTCAAGTAAAAAAGTACCTCAGCCTCAACAGCtggagcagcagcagcagagcCACCGATTTGAACTCCAACAGCCTTTCCTGGGAAGCTgcaacaaatcaaaaaactcGTCATTACATTGGAAGATCAATATATAATACTCCAAATCTGACTAatttaattccaaaaaaaaaaaaggacgaaCCTTTTGGCGAGGTGAGAAGCTACACACTCGTACCACTTGCTAGCATTAGGGAAAGCATCGCTGGGCTTCGCTGGAACGGCAGCGTAAACCTTAACATCATCCACAGACAATTGATCTCTGCGAAATCAAACTCTATTAGAATACAATCTAATAGTTAAGATATAGCAAAAATAGGAAAAGGGACAAGCTTTACCCGGAGATGTAGGTTTTTCCGGCGAGGTGCTCCTCAACGGATTTGACACCCTCCTCTGTGTGTAGATCTGAGAAAGTAACGGCCATTGTTGCTGCTTTTTAGGGGAGTTGAGGATGAAGAAAgatcgaaagagagagagagacggatagagagagagagaagctgctttaaaaacctaaaagagTTGAGTGTGTGTAGGTTGAGTCTCTAGAAACCCTAAATCCGATTAAGAAATATACACTGTTACGGGCTAAGCTGAAATCTATCTTTGGGCTTGTTTATGGGCTTTAATACGGGACaaggaaaatataaatttcaaagGCTAGGTTTGGAAAACAAGACGCATC contains:
- the LOC104736017 gene encoding dr1-associated corepressor-like isoform X1 codes for the protein MKKKLQTRFPATRIKKIMQTDEEVGKIAMAVPLLVSKALELFLQDLCNHTYDITLSRGAKTVSSFHLKQCVHAFNVFDFLRDTVGKVPDLCGSDAEDQSATKRRKLVDESNCNEEDMKNTQVNEVKHSGSGRGKQGKGRGRGGGKTGSGLSLTFEEDGSPESSRTPSPENRDTSWKKVHSNVRNFDLNVDLDENGDTATWLEKQLEESPEWPSLGMNEMKIDPDQQQQQQQASASDEEDYDEESIE
- the LOC104736017 gene encoding dr1-associated corepressor-like isoform X2; its protein translation is MSKTRIKKIMQTDEEVGKIAMAVPLLVSKALELFLQDLCNHTYDITLSRGAKTVSSFHLKQCVHAFNVFDFLRDTVGKVPDLCGSDAEDQSATKRRKLVDESNCNEEDMKNTQVNEVKHSGSGRGKQGKGRGRGGGKTGSGLSLTFEEDGSPESSRTPSPENRDTSWKKVHSNVRNFDLNVDLDENGDTATWLEKQLEESPEWPSLGMNEMKIDPDQQQQQQQASASDEEDYDEESIE
- the LOC104736018 gene encoding elongation factor 1-beta 2, which codes for MAVTFSDLHTEEGVKSVEEHLAGKTYISGDQLSVDDVKVYAAVPAKPSDAFPNASKWYECVASHLAKSFPGKAVGVQIGGSAAAAPAVEAEAPAAAADDDDDIDLFGDETEEEKKAAEEREAAKKDTKKPKESGKSSVLMDVKPWDDETDMKKLEEAVRAVEMPGLLWGASKLVPVGYGIKKLTIMLTIVDDLVSPDNLIEDFLTSEPNNEYIQSCDIVAFNKI
- the LOC104736019 gene encoding uncharacterized protein LOC104736019; this encodes MSVSLSNTCLRLPTTALVPPKPIIHDGVLPFRVPSTHISLSRFGFKSNQIFRTQTPRIFKYCLPQRVSDEGRETLVTTEKDEERVVESQRLFSNLNRSTLKRESGSLSSAIFLVAGTTVGAGILAIPAVTQESGFLASAVACIFCWAFMVVTGLLVAEVNVNTMSELGSGGVSLVSMAKRTLGSAGVQVVSWSYILIHYTLLVAYLARSSGILTNFLGIPIWESATLFSMVFGGLCFFGSQRFIGAANGVLVFGVIASFAALVAVASGDLHWEALLKANFEAVPMSIPILALSFVYQNVVPVLCTDLEGDLPKVRTAIVLGTAIPLGLFLVWNAVILGSFPADNGVAAEKMVDPLQQLRSSSVIVGPFVEAFSLFAIATSYIGFALGLSDFFSDLLKLPSGQNKPLLYFLTLVPPLVLSLLDPEIFFKALDFAGTYGVLVLFGIIPGAMSWSDRYIVSSTTGTRLPQLVRGGKLTLSLVMGSAGYVILSEVIENFSKYLSAS
- the LOC104736016 gene encoding translation initiation factor eIF-2B subunit gamma-like codes for the protein MDFQVVILAGGFSSNLVPLVSKEVPKALLPVANRPVLSYVLDLLESNNLKDLIVVVEGEDAALKVGGWISSACVDRLHVEVAAVAENIGTAGALRAIAHHLTAKDILIVSGDIVSDIPPGAVAATHRRHDAVVTVMLCAQPVSGPSESGGSSGKDKTKKPACEDIVGLDSWKQFLLYIAKGTEIKKDTRVNKSILCAAGKMELRSDLMDSHIYAFKRSVLQEVLDQKPAFRSLKQDVLPYLVRTQLRSDVSSDQNNVEENGNGKDNMQNNEVVLSQILSNASLPSFHQVYESGLDSRKTHKCCVYIADESKIFVRLNSIQAFMDVNRDVIGDANHLSGYSFSAHHNIVHPSAELGSKTTVGPHCMLGEGSQVGDKCSVKRSVIGRHCRIGSNVKIVNSVVMDHATIGDGCSIQGSVICSNAQLQERATLRDCQVEAGYIVCAGGEHKGETFARR
- the LOC104736014 gene encoding probable mediator of RNA polymerase II transcription subunit 19b encodes the protein MESESNKFGGPRELGGALDLITQYKLLPHHEFFCKRSLPESLSDAHYLHNLVGDTEIRKGEGMQLDQLIPNASLGRDTSNAARIQPFVLDELKEAFELNDTAPVELPPAEKGAPTIASKSKSESKDKDRKHKKHRDKSKEKDREHKKHKHKHKDRSKDKDKDKDRDRKKEKSGHHDKKRKSDGDADLEDVQRHKKSKHKSSKPDEMGAMKLNG